A region from the Salidesulfovibrio onnuriiensis genome encodes:
- a CDS encoding SEL1-like repeat protein — translation MRVLMNFRVLILVLLLLVVGCKQQVKGDADYIQAHKYFEQGEFEKSFELMLKCAEDGNIEAQFGVGHLYLNGLGVEQNIEHALKWYKSAADRGHLSSMYNIGKIYSSYLNDCKESFYWFVRAADGGDLYAMNSLSIMYKNGECVPKDIDKSKKYYEMVIESESDYARLKEAESLFWGRFGKIDYEKSLLLLDDIYYNFAADAGYIYGVAYSNGYGVEQSKEKAFKHFKLSALAGNASSQYNVGIFLYNGYGVQKDKKEALVWMEKAANKNLPKALTFMGYMYETGEIVGKDLTKAKEYYQKAVKLGDKRAQKRLDDLK, via the coding sequence ATGCGAGTTTTGATGAATTTCCGTGTTTTGATTTTAGTACTGCTGTTGCTTGTTGTTGGCTGTAAACAGCAGGTAAAAGGCGATGCTGATTACATTCAAGCACATAAATATTTTGAGCAGGGTGAATTTGAGAAGTCATTCGAATTGATGCTCAAGTGTGCAGAAGATGGTAACATTGAGGCACAATTTGGGGTAGGGCATTTGTATTTGAATGGACTTGGTGTTGAGCAAAATATTGAGCATGCGTTGAAGTGGTATAAGAGTGCAGCTGATCGCGGTCATCTTAGCTCAATGTATAACATAGGTAAAATATATAGTAGTTATTTAAATGATTGTAAGGAATCATTTTATTGGTTTGTTAGAGCCGCAGATGGTGGTGATTTGTATGCCATGAATAGTTTGTCAATTATGTATAAGAATGGAGAGTGTGTTCCAAAGGATATTGATAAAAGTAAAAAATATTATGAAATGGTTATAGAGAGTGAGTCTGATTACGCAAGGTTGAAAGAGGCAGAGAGTTTATTTTGGGGAAGATTTGGCAAAATTGATTATGAAAAGTCTTTATTGCTGCTTGATGATATATATTATAATTTTGCAGCTGATGCTGGGTATATTTATGGAGTCGCATATTCCAATGGGTATGGGGTAGAGCAAAGTAAAGAAAAAGCATTTAAGCATTTTAAATTATCTGCTTTGGCTGGTAACGCTTCATCTCAATATAATGTGGGAATATTTTTATATAACGGATATGGTGTGCAGAAGGATAAGAAGGAAGCACTTGTTTGGATGGAGAAAGCTGCGAATAAAAATTTGCCCAAGGCGCTTACCTTCATGGGGTACATGTACGAGACCGGCGAGATTGTTGGCAAGGATTTAACCAAGGCAAAAGAGTATTACCAAAAGGCAGTCAAATTAGGTGATAAGAGAGCGCAAAAACGTCTTGATGATTTGAAGTAG
- the thrB gene encoding homoserine kinase: protein MAFKKVEQEEPKVPCVSLIGMAGAGKSTLAPLLAEALGWAHLDSDRHIEAYYAMPLQAIYDEYGHERFLQIEGQLVSELMLHRTVISTGGSVVYSQKAITRLRELGTVVHLDVSEETFLDRVGDGAERGLAIAPGLTMRALYREREPLYREAADITVRTDDCDPEECVRRILEQVDLS, encoded by the coding sequence ATGGCTTTCAAAAAGGTTGAGCAGGAAGAGCCCAAGGTTCCCTGCGTTTCCCTCATCGGCATGGCCGGGGCGGGCAAGTCCACGCTGGCCCCGCTGCTGGCCGAGGCCCTGGGCTGGGCCCACCTGGATTCGGACCGCCACATCGAGGCCTACTACGCCATGCCCCTACAGGCCATCTACGACGAATACGGGCACGAGCGGTTCCTCCAGATCGAGGGGCAGCTCGTGAGCGAGCTCATGCTCCACCGCACAGTCATCTCCACGGGCGGCAGCGTGGTCTATTCCCAAAAGGCCATCACCAGGCTCAGGGAACTCGGCACCGTGGTGCACCTGGACGTTTCCGAGGAAACCTTCCTGGATCGCGTGGGCGACGGCGCGGAACGGGGACTGGCCATCGCGCCGGGCCTGACCATGCGCGCCCTGTACCGCGAACGCGAGCCCCTGTACCGCGAGGCCGCGGACATCACGGTGCGCACCGACGACTGCGACCCGGAAGAATGCGTGCGGCGAATTCTCGAACAAGTGGATCTTTCATGA
- a CDS encoding sensor domain-containing diguanylate cyclase: MVQDFYKEVLDSLTEGVYFVDLDRKVTYWNKAAERLSGYAAEEIMGKSCADNYLRHVDEDGNQLCLQGCPLAATMNDGEVREASVYMHHKFGHRVPVFVRASPMRDELGNIVGAVEVFVDNSKHLVILEEMEKLRKEVLTDKLTGIGNRRYAEISSDRLDASMKESGIPFGVVFADIDHFKKVNDLWGHHVGDMVIAMVARTLTASLRPLDVACRWGGEEFVVLIPNTTPEGLAIVAERLRMLVAQSWVEHEGQRVEVTASFGGAASGKGELAAAVIARADKQLYLSKEAGRNCIYINGKKLDQVGSE; the protein is encoded by the coding sequence ATGGTTCAGGATTTTTACAAAGAGGTGCTCGATTCACTCACGGAGGGAGTCTATTTCGTCGATCTGGATCGGAAGGTGACCTACTGGAACAAGGCGGCGGAGCGCCTGAGCGGGTACGCGGCCGAGGAAATCATGGGCAAGAGCTGCGCCGACAATTACCTGCGCCACGTCGATGAAGACGGCAACCAGCTGTGCCTTCAGGGATGCCCGCTGGCCGCGACAATGAATGACGGCGAAGTGCGGGAAGCCAGCGTGTACATGCACCACAAGTTCGGGCACAGGGTTCCGGTTTTTGTCCGGGCCTCTCCGATGCGGGACGAATTGGGGAACATCGTCGGTGCGGTGGAGGTCTTTGTCGACAACAGCAAGCATCTCGTCATCCTCGAGGAAATGGAAAAGCTGCGCAAAGAGGTGCTCACGGACAAGCTGACGGGAATCGGCAATCGCCGGTACGCGGAGATTTCATCGGACCGCCTGGATGCCTCCATGAAGGAGAGCGGGATCCCGTTCGGGGTTGTCTTTGCGGACATTGATCATTTCAAAAAGGTCAACGACCTGTGGGGGCACCATGTCGGCGACATGGTCATTGCAATGGTTGCAAGGACCCTGACGGCCTCCCTGAGGCCGCTGGATGTTGCCTGCCGTTGGGGCGGGGAGGAGTTTGTTGTCCTCATCCCCAATACCACTCCGGAGGGCCTTGCCATAGTGGCCGAGCGGTTGCGGATGCTTGTGGCCCAGTCCTGGGTGGAGCATGAAGGGCAAAGGGTGGAGGTCACGGCGTCGTTCGGGGGAGCCGCTTCCGGGAAAGGCGAGTTGGCTGCCGCAGTGATCGCCCGGGCGGACAAGCAGCTGTACCTCAGCAAGGAGGCCGGGCGAAACTGTATCTATATCAATGGGAAAAAACTGGACCAGGTCGGATCGGAGTAA
- the pyrR gene encoding bifunctional pyr operon transcriptional regulator/uracil phosphoribosyltransferase PyrR, translating into MRECGTILNGKDMNRTIERLAMEVIERRGDSESLAIIGIQRRGADLADRLKRIVDKELGRKVPLGKLDINLYRDDWTTLDIQPAINCTEIPFDIEGASIVLVDDVLFSGRTIRAALEAILDYGRPKRVELLVLIDRGLRELPIQPDYVGKHVKTVKGQHVNVKVLERDAEDQVCIVEE; encoded by the coding sequence ATGCGCGAATGCGGAACCATCCTCAACGGCAAGGACATGAACCGGACCATCGAGCGTCTGGCCATGGAAGTTATTGAACGCCGGGGCGACTCCGAGAGCCTGGCCATCATCGGCATCCAGCGGCGCGGGGCAGACCTGGCCGACCGCCTGAAGCGGATCGTGGACAAGGAACTGGGCCGCAAGGTGCCCCTCGGCAAGCTGGACATCAACCTGTACCGGGACGACTGGACCACCCTGGACATCCAGCCGGCCATCAACTGTACGGAAATCCCCTTTGACATCGAAGGCGCGAGCATCGTCCTAGTGGACGACGTGCTCTTTTCCGGCCGCACCATCCGCGCGGCCCTGGAAGCCATCCTCGACTACGGCCGTCCCAAGCGCGTGGAGCTGCTGGTGCTCATCGACCGGGGCCTGCGCGAGCTGCCCATCCAGCCCGACTACGTGGGCAAGCACGTCAAGACCGTCAAGGGCCAGCACGTGAACGTCAAAGTGCTGGAACGCGACGCCGAAGACCAGGTCTGCATCGTCGAGGAGTAA
- a CDS encoding YkgJ family cysteine cluster protein has translation MKKLTPKAAFRKVAAIYKRMAEGYSQAAEAMGLTCEGCTDNCCYSFFQHHTYIEWAYLWEGLNQLPEDRRNEFIRRSEEYVQQAQAALQRGEKPHIMCPLNMEDGKCGLYDHRLMICRMHGVPNFMTRPDGRSVTFPGCWRCQEITEGLEAGGGQAPMVNRTPLYRDLAELEMAFVGKNLRSLPKVDHTIAEMIVIGPPRLK, from the coding sequence ATGAAAAAATTGACCCCCAAGGCAGCCTTCCGCAAGGTTGCCGCCATATACAAGCGCATGGCCGAGGGTTACTCCCAGGCCGCCGAGGCCATGGGCCTGACCTGCGAGGGCTGCACCGACAACTGTTGCTACAGCTTTTTCCAGCACCACACCTACATCGAATGGGCCTATCTCTGGGAAGGGCTGAACCAGCTCCCCGAAGACCGGCGCAACGAGTTCATCCGCCGTTCCGAGGAATACGTGCAGCAGGCGCAGGCCGCCCTGCAGCGGGGCGAGAAGCCGCACATCATGTGTCCCCTAAACATGGAGGACGGCAAGTGCGGGCTTTACGACCACCGGCTCATGATCTGCCGCATGCACGGGGTGCCCAACTTCATGACCCGTCCCGACGGCCGGTCCGTGACCTTTCCGGGCTGCTGGCGCTGCCAGGAGATCACCGAGGGGCTGGAGGCAGGGGGTGGACAGGCCCCCATGGTCAACCGCACCCCGCTCTACCGGGACCTGGCCGAGCTGGAGATGGCCTTTGTGGGCAAGAACCTGCGCAGCCTGCCCAAGGTGGACCACACCATCGCCGAGATGATCGTCATCGGCCCGCCCAGGCTCAAGTAG
- a CDS encoding TIGR00341 family protein — MALRLIEIIVPSKASEAVLERMAQEGVDDTGTWITPLRGGRLSIKLVMDMEDTEQVTDMVEKRFLLTGDYRIVIHPVEAVLPRLEENGNGGAEKKAGRASREELYSDAEDMCGASRNFIILVLLSTVVAVIGLIKNNPTITLAAMVIAPLMGPNVSLALATTLGDPALARRALLSNASGVLAAFLLSLLLGLVLNFDPAVAEIAGRTEVGMADLVLAFASGVAGVLSFTMGSGSSLVGVMVALALVPPLAASGLLAGKGLYDHALRAGLLFVANVTCLNLSGMGTFLLQGVRPMNWWEAKKAARITVRAVIIWLTILAVLVSAIVLLSRGDGNPLF; from the coding sequence ATGGCCCTCAGACTCATCGAAATCATCGTTCCGTCCAAGGCATCCGAAGCCGTGCTCGAGCGCATGGCCCAGGAGGGCGTGGACGACACCGGCACATGGATCACCCCCCTGCGCGGCGGCCGCCTGTCCATCAAGCTGGTCATGGACATGGAAGACACCGAGCAGGTCACGGACATGGTGGAAAAGCGCTTCCTGCTCACGGGCGACTACCGCATCGTCATCCACCCGGTGGAGGCGGTGCTGCCCCGGCTGGAGGAAAACGGGAACGGCGGCGCGGAAAAAAAGGCCGGGCGCGCCAGCCGCGAGGAACTCTATTCCGATGCCGAGGACATGTGCGGCGCCTCGCGCAACTTCATCATCCTGGTGCTGCTGTCCACGGTGGTGGCGGTCATCGGCCTGATCAAGAACAACCCCACCATCACCCTGGCGGCCATGGTCATCGCTCCGCTCATGGGCCCCAATGTCTCCCTGGCACTGGCCACAACCCTGGGCGACCCGGCCCTGGCGCGCAGGGCCCTCCTTTCCAACGCCTCGGGCGTGCTGGCCGCGTTCCTGCTCTCCCTGCTGCTGGGGCTGGTCCTGAATTTCGATCCGGCCGTGGCCGAGATCGCCGGACGCACCGAAGTGGGCATGGCCGACCTGGTGCTGGCGTTCGCCTCGGGCGTGGCGGGCGTGCTCTCCTTCACCATGGGTTCGGGCTCGTCCCTGGTGGGGGTCATGGTGGCCCTGGCCCTGGTGCCGCCCCTGGCCGCTTCGGGCCTGCTGGCCGGGAAAGGACTCTATGACCACGCCCTGCGGGCCGGGCTGCTGTTCGTGGCCAACGTCACCTGCCTCAATCTTTCGGGCATGGGCACCTTCCTGTTGCAGGGCGTGCGGCCCATGAACTGGTGGGAGGCCAAGAAGGCCGCGCGCATCACGGTCCGGGCCGTCATCATCTGGCTGACGATCCTGGCCGTGCTCGTTTCCGCCATCGTGCTGCTCTCGCGGGGAGACGGGAATCCCCTGTTCTGA